Proteins co-encoded in one Novosphingobium sp. PP1Y genomic window:
- a CDS encoding ThuA domain-containing protein, producing the protein MTMKRLHLVCGAPTHDTNFVRLRLLEELAGDDSLWVSVSEDFSALDRIAQADALVVYTCNVSPDDAQIDTLEAFLERGGRMFAMHASNALIRFTDGPPIVAQGIEIPGQVDTTDTNPRFTNLLGSRFLAHLLLQQMSVEVTEPDDPLVASIDPFTVEDEPYILELTGPARVLLGSRFSGSNPGYVLSDWPDPVLHPQMYLREHGAGAVLYLALGHSSGKYDFRPLMDEGPVTRGPWDSPPFREIVSRALRWVVAQ; encoded by the coding sequence ATGACCATGAAACGGCTGCATCTGGTGTGCGGAGCCCCCACGCACGACACTAATTTCGTACGCCTGCGACTGCTGGAGGAACTTGCCGGTGACGACAGTCTGTGGGTCAGCGTGAGCGAGGACTTCTCCGCGCTCGACCGGATTGCGCAGGCAGATGCCCTTGTCGTCTACACTTGCAACGTCTCGCCCGACGACGCGCAAATCGACACTCTTGAGGCCTTCCTCGAACGGGGCGGACGCATGTTCGCCATGCACGCCAGCAATGCCCTGATCCGATTCACCGACGGTCCGCCGATAGTGGCACAGGGAATCGAGATCCCGGGGCAGGTCGATACGACCGACACAAATCCACGGTTCACCAACCTGCTCGGCAGCCGCTTCCTCGCGCACCTGCTTTTGCAGCAGATGAGTGTCGAGGTGACAGAACCAGACGATCCCCTGGTCGCGAGTATCGATCCTTTCACAGTGGAGGACGAACCGTACATCCTCGAACTCACAGGTCCGGCCCGCGTGCTACTCGGCTCGCGCTTCAGCGGCAGCAATCCCGGCTATGTCCTATCGGATTGGCCTGACCCGGTATTGCATCCGCAAATGTACCTGCGCGAGCATGGGGCAGGCGCGGTCCTCTATCTGGCCCTCGGTCACAGCAGCGGCAAATATGACTTTCGACCACTTATGGATGAGGGGCCTGTTACTAGGGGGCCATGGGACTCTCCCCCGTTTCGCGAGATCGTGTCACGCGCATTGCGCTGGGTCGTCGCCCAGTGA
- a CDS encoding SDR family NAD(P)-dependent oxidoreductase — MSGRLTGKGALILGAGGQGNMGQAIARRFAREGAKLVVSARSTAAIENLATELAGTAVTCDIRSKSSIEALADEARATLGRIDIAVDCTGANFAMPFLETTGEQLQDLFDLQFRGPFQFMQVMVEAMDHGGSIIRISSAASTIMLDDYAAYRGTKAAMDQVARSVADEFGSQGIRVNSISPGAVRTPMTAEVWAHPGVVAEFDRTSPLGRTATVDEIAAAAVWLAEDDCFMTGENLHVSGGLMLRSNPTKQQILAAMALTAAT; from the coding sequence GTGAGCGGGCGTCTGACGGGCAAGGGCGCCCTCATACTGGGGGCCGGCGGGCAGGGCAACATGGGCCAAGCCATCGCGCGGCGCTTCGCGCGTGAGGGCGCGAAATTGGTAGTCAGTGCCCGCAGCACTGCCGCAATCGAGAACCTTGCAACGGAACTCGCCGGAACGGCGGTGACTTGCGACATACGCTCGAAAAGTTCAATCGAAGCACTGGCGGACGAGGCGCGCGCAACGCTCGGCCGGATCGACATTGCGGTGGATTGCACCGGCGCCAACTTTGCCATGCCCTTTCTCGAAACTACTGGCGAGCAATTGCAGGACCTGTTCGACCTTCAATTCAGGGGGCCGTTTCAGTTCATGCAGGTCATGGTCGAGGCGATGGACCATGGCGGCTCTATCATCCGCATCAGTTCGGCCGCGTCCACGATCATGCTGGACGACTATGCGGCTTATCGGGGTACGAAGGCGGCGATGGACCAAGTCGCGCGTAGTGTCGCTGACGAGTTTGGCTCGCAAGGGATCAGGGTCAACTCGATCAGCCCTGGAGCGGTGCGCACGCCGATGACCGCCGAAGTCTGGGCTCACCCCGGAGTGGTTGCCGAATTCGACCGCACGTCTCCCCTGGGGCGCACCGCGACAGTCGACGAGATTGCCGCCGCCGCGGTCTGGCTGGCCGAGGACGACTGCTTCATGACGGGCGAGAACCTGCACGTCAGTGGCGGGCTCATGCTACGCAGCAATCCGACAAAGCAACAGATCCTGGCTGCCATGGCGCTCACTGCCGCAACCTGA
- a CDS encoding nuclear transport factor 2 family protein: protein MSRQQNIDLLNRYFQLMHDGDWEAVEAMYHDDVVIHMLGTTPASGLLEGKKVVTDDLIAEKVHGALVPERITFARRWKIMCADDERVVAIMEGGGPTRTGDNYDQTYCEIFRFKHGKVIEMHAFFDTALAERALFGNPLKEPREPGSARMDY from the coding sequence TTGTCGAGACAGCAGAACATCGATCTCCTGAACCGCTATTTCCAACTCATGCACGATGGAGATTGGGAAGCGGTGGAAGCCATGTATCACGATGACGTGGTCATCCACATGCTCGGAACGACTCCGGCCTCCGGACTGCTCGAAGGGAAGAAAGTGGTAACCGACGACCTGATTGCGGAAAAGGTTCACGGCGCACTCGTTCCCGAGCGCATCACTTTCGCCAGGCGTTGGAAGATCATGTGCGCGGACGACGAGCGCGTCGTCGCCATCATGGAGGGAGGCGGGCCGACAAGGACTGGCGACAACTACGACCAGACGTATTGCGAGATCTTCCGTTTCAAGCACGGCAAGGTCATCGAAATGCACGCTTTCTTTGACACCGCCCTCGCCGAACGTGCGCTATTCGGCAATCCTCTCAAGGAACCGCGCGAGCCGGGTTCGGCGCGCATGGACTACTGA
- a CDS encoding TonB-dependent receptor: MHGLTLRTGLFASAAACALSASQAHAQEMETAQDETVTRDEIVVTARQRSERLIDVPVAVTAMSQKDLARYNSNSLGDIAQMAPQVRVAQQASGGGSSFVIRGIGSSTLDTGFDQSVAINVDGVQTGRGRSLQQSYFDIQQVEVLKGPQALFFGKNSPAGVISMRSADPTDELSAGVNVGYEFKAHEWVGNGFVSAPLTDTLGLRVAFQARRMRGWMESIPAAPIAGGEPATGLDMLAADKWGPKQREIIGRVTLKYAPSPNFDLNLKVTAGVSKDNGEGTNGEIVYCGGGPVNGLVDPYADCKKNRKVVSAYTPPELTNGYIAGKDGLPYSNYKPLLASLTANWKSDAVALTSVTGYYRYRLGYLQNGFEKSSFAYNLGSQLEKYKSFSQEFRALTTFDGPLNGMVGLYYQDTSLENGQTFRIAALPQDPATGYYSSISKTGTLDGKTYSAFGQLTFDILENLELAGGLRWTKEKKTVAQRNIYVHPLLSSLFPLTEFDGTFKDDNVSPEATLTWHPSPNSTLYAAYKTGYKSGGFGLPAILSVGTVASDFTFGPEKVKGGEIGFKGEFMGGALSLNSAIYLYDYKGLQVDIFDGTKITYQVFNAGSARTKGAEVNLRYKASKEFSLRAGLGYNKARYRDFLSACYAGQTIADGCNLQPDGNGVFTRQDLSGAPLVRAPDWSGNFGATYDAPVTDRFNISLSGDVNGTSKYFFSETEGPGTLQKGFVKMDAAIRFYQPDKGWTFALIGKNLTDKYVIAGGSDRPATGAGAGTNASTDADIIGYIERPREIMIQVGYKF, translated from the coding sequence ATGCACGGGCTCACGCTCAGGACGGGACTTTTTGCTTCAGCGGCGGCTTGCGCGCTATCGGCCTCGCAGGCCCATGCGCAGGAGATGGAAACTGCGCAGGACGAGACTGTAACCCGGGACGAAATCGTCGTCACCGCTCGACAGCGCAGCGAACGCCTGATTGACGTTCCTGTTGCCGTAACGGCGATGAGCCAGAAGGACCTTGCGCGCTACAATTCAAATAGCCTCGGCGATATCGCGCAAATGGCTCCTCAAGTCCGCGTGGCCCAGCAAGCGAGTGGCGGCGGTTCTTCATTCGTTATTCGGGGCATCGGCTCTTCCACACTCGACACCGGGTTCGATCAGTCGGTGGCCATCAACGTCGATGGGGTCCAGACTGGCCGCGGTCGGTCGCTCCAGCAAAGTTACTTCGATATCCAGCAGGTCGAGGTACTCAAGGGTCCACAAGCGCTCTTTTTCGGCAAGAACAGCCCAGCCGGCGTAATCTCGATGCGCTCGGCCGATCCAACGGATGAATTGTCCGCCGGCGTCAACGTCGGCTACGAGTTCAAGGCGCACGAGTGGGTTGGCAACGGCTTCGTGTCGGCTCCCCTGACTGACACTCTGGGCTTGCGCGTCGCATTCCAGGCGCGCCGGATGCGCGGCTGGATGGAGAGCATCCCGGCCGCACCGATTGCGGGAGGTGAGCCCGCCACTGGCCTCGACATGCTTGCGGCTGACAAGTGGGGCCCCAAGCAGCGCGAGATCATCGGTCGCGTGACACTCAAGTATGCGCCTTCGCCCAATTTCGATCTCAACCTGAAGGTCACAGCCGGTGTCTCGAAGGACAACGGCGAAGGTACGAACGGCGAAATCGTCTATTGCGGCGGCGGTCCGGTCAACGGGCTCGTCGATCCCTATGCCGACTGCAAGAAGAATCGCAAAGTCGTCTCCGCCTATACACCCCCTGAACTGACGAACGGCTATATCGCCGGCAAGGACGGCCTGCCCTATTCAAACTACAAGCCGCTGCTGGCCTCGCTGACTGCTAACTGGAAATCGGACGCCGTCGCCCTTACCTCGGTCACCGGATATTACCGCTATCGTCTCGGCTATCTTCAGAACGGCTTCGAGAAATCGAGCTTCGCCTACAATCTCGGCTCGCAACTCGAAAAGTACAAATCGTTCTCCCAAGAATTCCGCGCACTTACTACATTCGACGGTCCACTTAATGGCATGGTCGGACTGTATTACCAGGACACTTCACTGGAAAATGGCCAGACCTTCCGGATCGCTGCCTTGCCGCAGGATCCGGCGACCGGATACTATTCCAGCATTTCCAAGACCGGCACGCTCGACGGCAAGACCTATTCCGCCTTCGGACAACTGACCTTCGACATCCTCGAGAATCTTGAACTGGCGGGCGGCCTGCGATGGACGAAGGAAAAGAAGACCGTCGCGCAGCGCAACATTTACGTCCACCCGCTTCTGTCATCGCTTTTCCCGCTCACCGAGTTCGATGGCACATTCAAGGACGACAATGTGTCGCCCGAAGCCACCCTCACCTGGCACCCATCGCCCAACTCTACACTCTATGCCGCCTACAAGACTGGCTACAAGTCGGGTGGCTTCGGTCTTCCGGCCATCCTTTCGGTCGGCACGGTAGCATCAGACTTCACTTTCGGCCCCGAGAAGGTGAAAGGCGGAGAAATCGGGTTCAAGGGAGAATTCATGGGCGGCGCGCTCTCTCTCAACAGCGCGATCTATCTCTATGACTACAAGGGCCTCCAGGTCGACATCTTCGATGGTACGAAGATCACCTACCAGGTGTTCAATGCCGGTTCGGCGCGCACCAAAGGCGCCGAAGTCAACCTGCGCTACAAGGCCAGCAAGGAATTCTCGCTGCGCGCTGGCCTCGGCTACAACAAGGCGCGCTATCGCGACTTCCTCTCGGCCTGCTATGCCGGACAGACAATTGCGGACGGTTGCAACTTGCAGCCCGATGGCAACGGTGTCTTCACCCGGCAGGATCTCAGTGGTGCACCGCTGGTTCGCGCGCCCGACTGGTCAGGCAACTTCGGTGCTACCTATGACGCACCGGTGACCGACCGTTTCAACATCTCGCTGTCCGGAGACGTCAACGGCACTTCCAAGTATTTCTTCAGCGAGACCGAAGGACCCGGCACCCTCCAGAAGGGCTTCGTCAAGATGGACGCGGCGATCCGCTTCTATCAGCCCGACAAAGGGTGGACGTTCGCACTGATTGGCAAGAACCTCACTGACAAGTACGTCATTGCCGGCGGCAGCGATCGACCGGCGACCGGTGCAGGCGCGGGAACCAACGCGTCGACGGACGCGGACATCATCGGCTACATCGAGCGCCCGAGAGAGATCATGATCCAGGTCGGCTACAAGTTCTGA
- a CDS encoding nuclear transport factor 2 family protein — MPDASNADVIRDYYRAMEEGDFAHVVSLHDPEVTCWMSGTSLVSGRFEQREPLYAHMGEHVLGSLIVGTEDYVKGSRLVLSDGPFVVGLLHGGLPAKGVGRYDQFYLQIFRFENGLIREIVEMFDTVMVETALMKHSLVTGRTSPDRPFILDEPIREPLADRSAMVALAEDFLTAVAEADMGRLKATLCNDAEIRIIGSTPWSGTWGEPCVLGSIFSEGLDWQGIVAADAGGAAGLAKSPNGNQQYGVLLEAREGRIGCVSVFLDTVAAELSAFDNPIVGGSSRSIKPPFDVALAFSALP, encoded by the coding sequence ATGCCAGACGCCAGTAATGCCGACGTCATTCGCGACTATTATCGCGCCATGGAAGAGGGAGACTTCGCGCACGTCGTCTCCCTTCACGATCCAGAAGTCACCTGCTGGATGTCGGGCACGAGCTTGGTGTCCGGCCGGTTCGAACAGCGTGAACCCCTTTACGCCCACATGGGTGAGCATGTTCTGGGATCGCTCATCGTCGGCACCGAAGATTACGTAAAGGGATCGCGGCTCGTCCTGAGTGATGGCCCTTTCGTTGTAGGCCTGCTTCACGGCGGGCTGCCCGCGAAGGGCGTCGGTCGCTACGACCAGTTCTATCTCCAGATATTCCGGTTCGAGAATGGGCTGATCCGGGAGATCGTTGAAATGTTCGATACCGTTATGGTCGAGACAGCGTTGATGAAGCACTCGCTAGTGACAGGTCGCACATCCCCCGACCGGCCCTTCATTCTCGACGAACCGATCCGTGAACCACTGGCTGACCGGAGCGCAATGGTTGCACTCGCCGAGGATTTCCTGACCGCAGTTGCTGAAGCGGACATGGGGCGGCTCAAGGCAACGCTCTGCAACGACGCCGAGATACGGATCATCGGTTCGACCCCATGGTCGGGAACTTGGGGCGAGCCTTGCGTGCTGGGCTCGATCTTCTCGGAGGGGCTCGATTGGCAAGGTATCGTTGCAGCCGATGCCGGCGGAGCGGCAGGGCTCGCAAAGAGCCCCAACGGCAATCAGCAGTACGGAGTGCTCCTCGAAGCCCGCGAAGGTCGGATCGGTTGCGTCTCGGTGTTCCTCGACACCGTAGCGGCCGAATTGTCGGCCTTCGACAACCCGATTGTTGGAGGCTCATCCAGATCCATCAAGCCTCCATTCGACGTGGCGCTAGCCTTTTCGGCCTTGCCGTGA
- a CDS encoding helix-turn-helix transcriptional regulator, producing MTIREPKDVLPAAKALRDAIWATCELHVTASHDISGTRPMVCDAGTALAASVFSAAGPDRWWLDGGLALRSPLIAASRVRAAPFWCNAAGIYDYGGRQILPEINLENFAARALTHSAIVVPVHLPLGQLGVVSILSPDAFCEDLREPFDRHSQTLATWAGQFVSTYVEAMQGPSRMAGAAGLSRREVECLHWASVGKTNEETGMILGLSRATIRFHIANAARKLVAVNRDQTIFKAAQLGYLPSWR from the coding sequence GTGACAATACGTGAACCGAAAGATGTGCTTCCCGCTGCCAAGGCGCTGCGCGATGCAATCTGGGCGACATGCGAGTTGCACGTAACCGCGAGCCACGACATCTCCGGTACCCGGCCGATGGTCTGCGACGCTGGCACTGCTCTGGCCGCTAGTGTCTTCAGCGCAGCAGGCCCTGATCGATGGTGGTTGGATGGAGGACTTGCCCTGCGTTCCCCCCTCATCGCGGCAAGCCGCGTGCGCGCCGCGCCGTTCTGGTGCAACGCTGCCGGGATTTACGACTATGGGGGACGCCAGATCCTGCCCGAAATCAACCTTGAGAATTTCGCGGCGCGTGCTCTCACCCATTCGGCCATTGTAGTTCCGGTACACCTGCCACTCGGCCAACTCGGCGTCGTCAGCATCCTGTCGCCAGACGCTTTCTGCGAAGATCTGCGGGAACCGTTCGATCGCCATTCGCAGACATTGGCAACTTGGGCAGGACAATTTGTCTCGACCTATGTTGAAGCGATGCAAGGCCCATCGCGCATGGCCGGCGCGGCCGGACTTTCGCGTCGCGAGGTCGAATGCCTGCACTGGGCCTCAGTAGGCAAGACCAATGAGGAAACGGGAATGATCCTCGGCCTTAGCAGGGCCACCATCCGCTTCCACATCGCCAATGCTGCCCGCAAGCTGGTCGCGGTCAACCGTGACCAGACGATCTTCAAGGCCGCGCAGCTCGGCTACTTGCCGAGCTGGCGCTAG